In Dolichospermum flos-aquae CCAP 1403/13F, the following proteins share a genomic window:
- a CDS encoding TRAP transporter substrate-binding protein produces the protein MKRRAIVNRLSQSAIAATGVAIIGGCQKAQNKTATAQTDTSNLPTIKWQMATSWPLSLETIFGGAQVLAERVKVLTNGKFIIEPRAAGEIAPGLEVLNVVSQGAVQAGHTAAYYYIGKSPALAFGTSVPFGLNAQQQNAWLYEGGGLTKLREIYASKFNVIQFPAGNTGTQMGGWFRNEVKTLNDLKGLKMRIPGLGGQVMAKLGVTVQTLPGGEIFQALQTGAIDAAEWVGPYDDEKLGLNKVAKFYYYPGWWEPGPTLEVQVNLDEWKKLPPQYQAALETAAFQSNTTMLARYDVRNNESLEKLLKTGTQLRAYSQEILEAGEKASFALYDEFAAKDADFKAVYEQWKPFRDRMYAWNNLNEGSFVRYAYGKMKAGN, from the coding sequence ATGAAACGCCGAGCTATTGTTAACAGATTATCTCAAAGTGCGATCGCTGCCACAGGAGTAGCAATTATTGGTGGTTGTCAAAAAGCTCAAAATAAAACAGCAACCGCTCAAACCGACACCAGTAATCTACCGACAATAAAATGGCAAATGGCGACAAGTTGGCCATTGTCCTTAGAAACTATATTTGGTGGAGCGCAGGTATTAGCAGAACGTGTCAAAGTTCTCACTAACGGTAAATTTATTATCGAACCCCGTGCGGCTGGAGAAATAGCCCCCGGTTTAGAAGTTCTGAATGTGGTTTCCCAAGGTGCTGTACAAGCTGGACATACTGCCGCTTATTACTATATTGGTAAAAGTCCTGCCCTCGCTTTTGGTACATCAGTACCATTTGGACTTAATGCCCAACAACAAAACGCTTGGTTATATGAAGGCGGAGGTTTAACCAAACTGCGAGAAATCTATGCCAGTAAATTTAATGTGATTCAATTTCCTGCGGGAAATACTGGTACACAAATGGGGGGATGGTTTCGCAACGAAGTGAAAACCCTCAATGATCTCAAAGGCCTAAAAATGCGAATTCCCGGTTTAGGAGGGCAAGTTATGGCTAAATTAGGCGTAACTGTGCAGACTCTTCCAGGGGGGGAAATCTTCCAAGCGCTACAAACAGGGGCTATTGATGCGGCAGAATGGGTAGGCCCCTATGATGATGAAAAATTGGGTTTAAATAAAGTCGCTAAATTTTACTATTATCCAGGTTGGTGGGAACCAGGTCCAACTTTAGAAGTACAAGTGAATTTAGATGAATGGAAAAAGTTACCACCGCAATACCAAGCAGCATTAGAAACTGCTGCATTTCAGTCAAATACAACAATGTTAGCTCGTTATGATGTCCGCAATAATGAGTCCTTAGAGAAACTATTAAAAACGGGTACTCAATTGCGTGCTTATAGTCAGGAAATTTTGGAAGCTGGGGAAAAAGCCTCTTTTGCTTTATATGATGAGTTTGCAGCTAAAGACGCTGATTTTAAAGCCGTTTATGAACAGTGGAAACCCTTTAGAGATCGGATGTATGCGTGGAACAATCTCAATGAAGGCAGTTTTGTTCGTTATGCTTATGGAAAGATGAAAGCAGGGAATTGA
- a CDS encoding Uma2 family endonuclease codes for MLETVLAEPSIKLPPTQAELPCDDGIPMETQRHKFQMDILIDTIQPWLEQRTDGYVGGNMFVYYSLAQLKNQDFRGPDFFAVLGVPKTERLSWVVWEEGKPPDVVIELLSESTANNDKNQKKLIYQNQMRVSEYFWYDPFNPDDFAGFDLNSGAYQQIALNDKNQLISKVLDLALVRWEGNYRGVDATWLRWATLDGDLFPTSQEMVGIAQQRAEQAELQLRAVAINLLQNGMSIEQVAQLTNLDILEVEQLMN; via the coding sequence ATGTTAGAAACTGTTTTAGCTGAACCTAGCATTAAACTGCCACCCACCCAGGCAGAACTTCCTTGTGATGATGGTATCCCCATGGAGACGCAAAGACATAAATTCCAAATGGATATTTTAATTGATACCATTCAGCCTTGGTTAGAGCAAAGGACTGATGGATACGTAGGTGGCAATATGTTTGTCTACTACAGTTTAGCACAATTGAAAAATCAAGATTTTCGCGGTCCAGATTTCTTTGCTGTTTTGGGTGTACCGAAAACAGAACGATTGTCTTGGGTAGTTTGGGAAGAAGGAAAACCCCCAGATGTAGTAATTGAATTACTTTCAGAAAGCACAGCTAACAATGATAAAAATCAGAAAAAATTGATTTATCAAAATCAAATGCGGGTTTCTGAATATTTTTGGTATGACCCTTTTAACCCAGATGATTTTGCCGGTTTTGATCTTAACAGTGGTGCATATCAACAGATTGCTCTAAATGATAAAAACCAACTGATAAGTAAAGTTTTAGATTTAGCTTTGGTACGTTGGGAAGGTAATTATAGAGGCGTTGATGCCACTTGGTTACGCTGGGCAACTTTGGACGGTGATTTATTTCCCACTTCTCAAGAAATGGTAGGAATTGCACAACAAAGGGCAGAACAAGCTGAATTGCAATTAAGGGCAGTTGCCATTAATTTGTTACAGAATGGAATGTCTATAGAACAAGTGGCACAGTTAACAAATTTAGATATTTTGGAGGTGGAACAATTGATGAATTAA
- a CDS encoding TRAP transporter small permease subunit, producing the protein MRDSSRFSLIRKLLKFSQFIDNGADKLGWLSNWLVLLTIGVGFFNVVARYMGRFIGVQLSSNALLELQWYLFSLTFLFGFVYILRHGENVRVDFLYTNMSEKKRALVDFVGTVLFLIPFCLLGIWVTINPVLQSWGRLSDGSWGTWEISSDANGLPRAPIKTMVPIALLLLLLQSISQAIKYLAVLLGYQQVEDQLRLETSENINIE; encoded by the coding sequence ATGCGTGACTCAAGCAGATTTTCTTTAATTCGTAAACTCTTAAAATTTTCGCAGTTTATTGACAATGGTGCTGATAAATTGGGATGGTTATCGAATTGGCTAGTTTTACTAACAATTGGAGTTGGTTTTTTTAATGTTGTCGCCCGTTATATGGGTCGCTTCATTGGCGTACAATTGTCTTCTAATGCCTTATTAGAACTGCAATGGTATTTATTTTCTCTAACTTTCTTATTCGGCTTTGTTTATATTTTACGTCATGGGGAAAATGTCCGCGTTGATTTTCTCTATACTAATATGAGTGAAAAAAAACGCGCCTTAGTTGATTTTGTGGGAACAGTTTTATTTTTAATTCCCTTTTGTCTACTTGGTATTTGGGTAACAATCAATCCGGTTTTACAATCTTGGGGCAGATTAAGTGACGGTAGTTGGGGAACTTGGGAAATATCTTCTGACGCTAATGGTTTACCCCGCGCCCCAATCAAAACTATGGTTCCTATAGCCTTATTATTGCTGCTTTTGCAAAGTATTTCTCAAGCAATTAAGTATTTAGCAGTATTATTAGGCTATCAACAAGTAGAAGATCAACTAAGGTTAGAGACTTCAGAAAATATCAATATTGAATAG